A region from the Achromobacter seleniivolatilans genome encodes:
- the rpsU gene encoding 30S ribosomal protein S21, protein MPIVRLKENEPFEAALRRFKRTIEKTGLLTELRSREFYEKPTAERKRKHAAAVKRHYKRIRSQQLPPRLY, encoded by the coding sequence ATGCCTATCGTTCGACTGAAGGAAAACGAACCGTTTGAAGCCGCTCTGCGCCGCTTCAAGCGCACCATCGAAAAGACCGGTTTGCTCACCGAGCTGCGTTCGCGCGAGTTCTATGAGAAGCCCACGGCAGAGCGCAAGCGCAAGCACGCCGCCGCCGTGAAGCGCCACTACAAGCGCATTCGTAGCCAACAACTGCCCCCCCGCCTGTATTGA
- a CDS encoding phosphoribosyltransferase: MSTTPTNDDSHLWVTWDDYNRLIERLTLQVHQSGWKFDKILCLARGGMRVGDVMSRIFDVPLGILATSSYREAAGTKQGDMDIAQFITITRGTLSGRVLLVDDMVDTGKTFNKVYDHLKRQFADITELRSAVLWWKGHSQATPDYYVEKLPTNPWIHQPFEDYDSLRPHQLEAWIRKGSQS, encoded by the coding sequence ATGAGCACGACGCCGACCAATGATGACAGCCATCTGTGGGTGACGTGGGACGATTACAACCGCTTGATCGAGCGCCTGACTTTGCAGGTGCACCAATCGGGCTGGAAGTTTGACAAGATTCTTTGCTTGGCGCGCGGCGGTATGCGCGTCGGTGACGTAATGTCCCGTATTTTCGATGTGCCGCTGGGCATTCTGGCCACGAGCAGCTATCGCGAAGCAGCTGGCACCAAGCAAGGCGACATGGATATCGCCCAGTTCATCACCATCACGCGCGGCACATTGTCCGGGCGGGTGTTGCTGGTGGACGACATGGTCGATACTGGCAAAACCTTCAACAAGGTCTATGACCACTTGAAGCGCCAGTTCGCCGACATTACGGAACTGCGTAGCGCAGTGCTGTGGTGGAAGGGCCATTCCCAGGCAACGCCCGACTACTATGTCGAAAAGCTGCCGACGAATCCCTGGATTCACCAACCGTTTGAAGATTACGACAGCCTGCGTCCGCATCAACTCGAGGCCTGGATACGCAAGGGTTCCCAGAGCTGA
- a CDS encoding adenylosuccinate synthase, with the protein MSKNVVVIGTQWGDEGKGKIVDWLAESVHGVVRFQGGHNAGHTLWINGKKTILRLIPSGIMHPGVTCFIGNGVVLSPEALLKEIEELEAAGLDVRSRLQISEICPLILPYHVAIDKAREARKGDGKIGTTGRGIGPAYEDKVARRALRVQDLFNPALFDEKLAEVLDYHNFVLTKYLGAEAVSANEVRDQAMALAPAIAPMVKDVSSNLYALQQEGKRILFEGAQGALLDVDHGTYPFVTSSNCVAGAASAGAGVGPQQLDYVLGITKAYTTRVGSGPFPTELVDEIGTRLATIGKEFGSVTGRPRRCGWFDGAALKRSVRLNGISGLCITKLDVLDGLETIQLGVGYRVNGEFRDVLPYGAHAVAQAEAVLEELPGWSESTVGITEYDKLPEAARRYLERVAEVCGVPIDLVSTGPDRNETIVLRHPLKG; encoded by the coding sequence ATGAGCAAGAACGTAGTCGTAATCGGCACCCAATGGGGTGACGAGGGCAAGGGCAAGATCGTCGATTGGCTGGCGGAATCCGTCCATGGCGTGGTCCGCTTTCAGGGCGGTCACAATGCTGGCCATACGCTGTGGATCAATGGCAAGAAGACGATTCTTCGCCTGATCCCGTCGGGCATCATGCATCCTGGCGTCACCTGCTTCATCGGCAATGGTGTGGTGCTGTCCCCGGAAGCTCTGCTCAAGGAAATCGAAGAGCTGGAAGCTGCCGGCCTTGATGTGCGCTCGCGCCTGCAGATTTCTGAAATCTGCCCGCTGATCCTGCCCTACCACGTGGCAATCGACAAGGCACGTGAAGCACGCAAGGGCGATGGCAAGATCGGTACGACCGGTCGCGGCATTGGCCCCGCGTACGAGGACAAGGTTGCCCGCCGCGCACTGCGCGTGCAGGACTTGTTCAATCCCGCGCTGTTCGACGAAAAGCTCGCCGAAGTGCTGGATTATCACAACTTTGTGCTGACCAAGTACCTGGGCGCCGAAGCGGTTTCCGCCAACGAAGTGCGCGATCAAGCCATGGCTTTGGCTCCCGCGATTGCTCCGATGGTCAAGGACGTGTCGAGCAATCTGTACGCCCTGCAACAGGAAGGCAAGCGCATCCTGTTCGAAGGCGCGCAGGGCGCACTGCTGGACGTGGATCACGGCACTTACCCCTTCGTCACCAGCAGCAATTGCGTGGCTGGCGCGGCGTCGGCCGGTGCTGGCGTGGGTCCGCAGCAGTTGGACTACGTTCTGGGCATCACCAAGGCGTACACCACTCGCGTCGGTTCGGGTCCTTTCCCGACCGAACTGGTTGACGAGATCGGCACCCGCCTGGCCACGATCGGCAAGGAATTCGGTTCGGTCACGGGCCGTCCGCGCCGTTGCGGCTGGTTCGATGGCGCTGCGCTGAAGCGTTCGGTTCGTCTGAACGGTATTTCCGGCCTGTGCATCACCAAGCTGGACGTGCTGGACGGTCTGGAAACGATCCAGCTGGGCGTCGGCTACCGTGTGAACGGCGAGTTCCGCGACGTGCTGCCGTATGGCGCGCATGCCGTGGCGCAAGCCGAGGCTGTGTTGGAAGAGCTGCCGGGCTGGTCCGAATCGACCGTCGGCATCACCGAGTACGACAAGCTGCCTGAAGCGGCCCGTCGTTACCTGGAGCGTGTGGCCGAAGTGTGCGGCGTGCCGATCGACCTCGTGTCGACGGGTCCCGACCGCAACGAAACCATTGTGCTGCGTCATCCCCTGAAGGGCTGA
- a CDS encoding ATP phosphoribosyltransferase regulatory subunit, protein MGNWLLPESLADVLPAEARRIEELRRELLDLYRTYGFELVAPPLVEYIDSLLSGTGSDLDLRTCKLVDQLTGRTLGVRADMTPQVTRIDAHLLNRAGVTRLCYCGNVLHARPADLLSSRELLQIGAEIYGHAGFEADLEIIQLVLETVAIAGVRNPRLDLCHSGVVRAIMESDPVALASSEEIIRLLREKDVPGLGELAGRAPGMRAETLKALQLLPNLYGGGEVLKEARRDLPLLPGVAAALDALQVVVDAMPNVAFGVDLADVGGYGYHSGVKFALYAEGWHDALVSGGRYDDVSRAFGRARPATGFSLDLRKLAAGLPPAERARSVRAPWGQAPALTEAVRRLRRSGEIVVQVLPGHEQDQDEFVCDRELVLQDGAWTVRTL, encoded by the coding sequence ATGGGTAACTGGTTGCTGCCCGAGAGCCTTGCCGACGTACTTCCGGCAGAGGCCCGGCGCATCGAGGAATTGCGCCGCGAACTTCTCGATTTGTACCGTACTTACGGCTTCGAGCTGGTCGCGCCGCCCCTGGTCGAATACATTGATTCATTGCTGTCGGGTACCGGCAGCGATCTGGATCTGCGCACTTGCAAGCTGGTCGACCAGCTGACTGGCCGCACGCTTGGTGTGCGTGCGGACATGACTCCTCAGGTCACGCGTATTGATGCGCACTTGTTGAACCGTGCCGGCGTAACCCGCCTGTGCTATTGCGGCAACGTGTTGCACGCCCGGCCGGCGGACTTGCTGTCCAGCCGCGAGCTGTTGCAGATCGGTGCCGAGATCTACGGGCATGCCGGTTTTGAAGCTGATCTGGAAATCATCCAGCTCGTCTTGGAAACGGTGGCGATTGCCGGGGTGCGTAACCCCCGTCTGGACTTGTGCCATTCGGGTGTGGTTCGCGCCATTATGGAATCGGACCCGGTTGCATTGGCGTCTTCGGAAGAAATCATCCGTCTGCTGCGCGAGAAAGACGTGCCGGGTCTGGGTGAGCTTGCCGGCCGTGCGCCAGGTATGCGCGCTGAAACGCTGAAGGCGTTGCAGCTGCTGCCCAATTTGTATGGCGGCGGGGAAGTGCTTAAGGAAGCGCGCCGCGATTTGCCGTTGTTGCCTGGCGTTGCTGCTGCGCTGGATGCGCTGCAAGTGGTGGTGGACGCCATGCCGAACGTCGCCTTTGGTGTCGATCTGGCAGATGTTGGCGGCTATGGCTACCATTCCGGCGTGAAGTTCGCGCTGTATGCAGAAGGCTGGCACGACGCATTGGTCAGCGGTGGCCGCTATGACGACGTCAGCCGGGCCTTCGGCCGGGCCCGTCCTGCCACTGGCTTTAGTTTGGATTTACGCAAGCTGGCGGCAGGTTTGCCACCAGCGGAACGGGCGCGTTCGGTTCGCGCGCCTTGGGGGCAGGCCCCCGCCTTGACCGAGGCGGTTCGCCGTCTGCGCCGGTCAGGGGAAATTGTCGTTCAGGTATTGCCCGGTCACGAGCAGGATCAGGACGAATTTGTTTGCGATCGCGAGCTGGTGCTGCAGGATGGCGCCTGGACGGTCAGAACGCTGTGA
- the hflC gene encoding protease modulator HflC — translation MQRFMPILVGLLIVLAALSSCVFVVRERDYALVFSLGEVRKTISEPGLYFKAPPPFQNVVTLDKRILTIETNEAERIQTSEKKNLLIDSYVKWRIADPRQYYVSTGGNERVAQERLQSLIRDALNASVNVRTVRDVVSTERDKIMAEILTNVAKRAEPLGVQIVDVRLRRIEFAPEISESVYRRMEAERTRVANELRSIGAAEGEKIRAEADRQREVIVAQAYAKAQGIMGEGDAAAASIYSQAYGKNPQFYTYYKSLEAYRASFSKPGDVLVVDPSSSFFQFMKDPAGAAVAPVTIPTK, via the coding sequence ATGCAACGTTTTATGCCCATCCTGGTTGGCCTGCTCATTGTTCTGGCTGCCCTTTCTTCTTGCGTCTTTGTCGTGCGTGAGCGCGATTACGCCCTGGTGTTCTCCCTGGGTGAAGTGCGCAAGACCATTAGTGAACCCGGCCTGTACTTCAAGGCTCCGCCGCCGTTCCAGAATGTCGTGACGCTCGACAAGCGCATTCTGACCATCGAAACCAACGAAGCCGAACGCATCCAGACTTCTGAAAAGAAGAACCTGCTGATCGACTCGTACGTCAAGTGGCGTATTGCGGACCCCCGCCAATACTACGTCTCGACGGGTGGTAACGAGCGCGTCGCTCAAGAGCGTCTGCAATCGCTGATTCGTGACGCTTTGAACGCCTCGGTCAACGTCCGCACGGTGCGCGACGTGGTCTCGACCGAACGCGACAAGATCATGGCCGAAATTCTGACGAATGTGGCCAAGCGCGCCGAGCCTTTGGGCGTGCAGATCGTCGACGTGCGTTTGCGCCGTATCGAGTTCGCGCCTGAAATTTCGGAATCGGTGTATCGCCGCATGGAAGCGGAGCGTACGCGCGTCGCTAACGAGCTGCGTTCCATTGGTGCGGCCGAAGGCGAGAAGATCCGCGCTGAAGCTGATCGTCAACGCGAAGTGATCGTGGCCCAGGCTTACGCCAAGGCCCAAGGCATCATGGGCGAGGGCGATGCCGCAGCAGCATCGATCTATTCTCAAGCCTATGGCAAGAACCCGCAGTTCTACACGTACTACAAGAGCTTGGAAGCCTACCGCGCTTCGTTCTCGAAGCCGGGCGACGTGCTGGTGGTTGATCCCAGCTCCAGTTTCTTCCAGTTCATGAAGGACCCCGCTGGCGCTGCTGTAGCACCGGTCACCATTCCGACCAAGTAA
- the hflK gene encoding FtsH protease activity modulator HflK, with amino-acid sequence MPRIIKLFNLNDPGWGRGNNNGSEPPPKRPQGSGDGPPDLDEVWRDFNNRIGSLFGRKGGGGGNNRPGNRGGITPPSPRGARIGLGVIALVAVGVWAASGFYIVQEGQVAVVTQFGKYKSTSQAGFQWRLPYPIQSQEIVNVSQLRTFEVGFRGGSRNKVLPEALMLTTDENIVDMQFVVQYRLRADGAPDYLFMTRDPDESVRQASETAMREVVGKQSMDFVLYEGRTTVATQVQALMQQILDRYQTGVQVSTVAIQNVQPPEQVQAAFDDAVKAGQDRERQINEGQAYANQVVPLASGQASRMTEQAEGYKAKVVGDAQGNTSRFTSVLGEYEKAPLVTRQRMYLESMQDIFTRASKVMVDTKSNNNMLYLPLDKIMHLAAQDASKSGSVGNPGSPALISPPVQPPLRGNAVPVPQSSGSSNSNTLPRDRTSR; translated from the coding sequence ATGCCGCGAATTATCAAACTCTTCAATCTGAATGACCCCGGTTGGGGTCGTGGAAATAACAACGGCTCCGAGCCGCCGCCGAAGCGGCCTCAAGGCAGTGGAGACGGCCCTCCTGACCTGGACGAGGTCTGGCGCGATTTCAATAATCGCATCGGATCGCTGTTCGGTCGCAAGGGCGGTGGCGGTGGTAACAACCGTCCCGGAAATCGTGGCGGCATAACGCCGCCATCGCCGCGTGGCGCGCGCATCGGCCTGGGCGTCATCGCCTTGGTGGCGGTGGGCGTGTGGGCGGCCAGCGGCTTCTATATCGTGCAAGAAGGCCAGGTTGCGGTCGTGACCCAATTTGGCAAATACAAAAGCACGTCGCAAGCCGGTTTCCAGTGGCGCCTGCCGTATCCCATTCAAAGCCAGGAAATCGTCAACGTGTCGCAATTGCGCACGTTCGAAGTGGGTTTCCGCGGCGGTTCGCGCAACAAGGTTCTGCCTGAAGCGCTGATGCTCACGACGGACGAGAACATCGTCGATATGCAGTTCGTCGTCCAGTATCGCCTGCGTGCCGATGGCGCCCCTGATTACCTCTTCATGACGCGTGACCCGGACGAATCTGTCCGTCAGGCCTCTGAAACGGCCATGCGCGAAGTCGTGGGCAAGCAGTCGATGGACTTCGTCCTGTACGAAGGCCGTACGACGGTTGCCACGCAGGTGCAGGCGCTGATGCAGCAGATTCTGGATCGCTATCAGACCGGCGTGCAGGTCAGCACGGTTGCCATTCAGAACGTGCAGCCTCCTGAGCAGGTGCAAGCCGCGTTTGACGACGCCGTCAAGGCGGGTCAGGATCGTGAGCGTCAGATCAACGAAGGCCAGGCGTATGCCAACCAGGTTGTGCCGTTGGCCAGTGGTCAGGCGTCGCGCATGACCGAGCAGGCTGAAGGTTACAAGGCCAAGGTTGTGGGCGATGCGCAGGGTAATACCTCGCGCTTCACCAGCGTCCTGGGTGAATACGAGAAGGCGCCGCTGGTTACTCGCCAACGTATGTACCTGGAAAGCATGCAGGACATCTTCACGCGCGCCAGCAAGGTCATGGTTGACACCAAGAGCAACAACAATATGTTGTACCTGCCTTTGGACAAAATCATGCACTTGGCCGCTCAGGATGCCAGCAAGTCAGGTTCGGTCGGCAACCCGGGTTCGCCTGCTTTGATCAGTCCGCCAGTTCAACCGCCGTTGCGTGGCAACGCGGTACCGGTGCCTCAGTCTTCCGGCAGCAGCAATAGCAACACGCTGCCTCGCGACCGTACGTCGCGCTAA
- the hflX gene encoding GTPase HflX — translation MRALIISVDLGDPDFTAHAEEFAMLAKGAGAEVVGTLTARRDRPDAKFFIGSGKADEGVAMAQALLADIVLFDQPLSPAQQRNLERAFNLRVVDRVALILDIFALRAKSHEGKLQVELAQLQHLATRLTRMWSHLERQRGGIGMRGPGESQLEMDRRMIGVKVKTVRERLDKVERQRITQRRARARGGVLSVSLVGYTNAGKSTLFNALTRGDAYAADQLFATLDTTTRRIWIEGAGSVVVSDTVGFIRDLPHGLIAAFRATLEETVHADLLLHVVDAASPQRDEQIFEVNKVLAEIGAADVPTILVYNKIDRAGLEPRVERDAHGTIARVFVSATERAGLDALRGAIAETGQIVGNNAANYQTLQSE, via the coding sequence ATGCGCGCTCTGATTATCAGTGTTGATCTGGGGGACCCGGACTTCACAGCCCATGCCGAGGAATTCGCCATGCTGGCCAAGGGCGCGGGCGCTGAAGTCGTCGGCACCTTGACTGCCCGGCGCGACCGGCCCGACGCAAAATTTTTCATTGGTTCAGGCAAGGCAGACGAAGGTGTCGCGATGGCGCAAGCCTTGCTGGCCGATATCGTGCTGTTCGATCAGCCCCTGTCGCCGGCGCAGCAGCGTAATCTGGAGCGCGCGTTCAATCTGCGCGTGGTGGATCGCGTGGCGCTCATTCTGGATATCTTCGCCCTGCGCGCGAAGAGCCATGAAGGCAAACTACAAGTTGAACTGGCGCAGTTGCAGCATCTGGCCACGCGTCTGACGCGTATGTGGAGCCACTTGGAGCGCCAGCGCGGAGGTATCGGGATGCGCGGGCCAGGCGAATCCCAGCTTGAAATGGACCGCCGAATGATCGGGGTCAAGGTAAAAACGGTGCGAGAGCGCCTGGACAAGGTCGAACGGCAGCGCATCACGCAGCGCCGCGCGCGGGCCCGGGGCGGGGTTCTGTCGGTGTCGCTGGTGGGCTACACCAACGCGGGCAAGTCCACGCTGTTCAATGCCCTGACGCGCGGAGACGCCTACGCCGCCGATCAGCTCTTCGCCACGCTGGATACGACCACGCGCCGCATTTGGATTGAAGGCGCGGGATCAGTGGTGGTGTCGGACACGGTAGGGTTTATTCGGGATCTGCCTCACGGTCTGATCGCGGCATTTCGTGCCACGCTGGAAGAAACGGTTCACGCTGATCTGCTGCTGCATGTGGTTGATGCCGCTAGTCCGCAGCGTGATGAGCAGATTTTCGAGGTCAATAAGGTCCTTGCTGAAATTGGCGCGGCCGACGTGCCGACCATTCTGGTATACAACAAGATAGACCGGGCTGGTTTGGAACCCCGGGTGGAGCGCGATGCACATGGTACGATTGCGCGAGTATTTGTAAGCGCTACCGAGCGCGCCGGTTTGGATGCGTTGCGCGGGGCAATTGCGGAGACCGGACAGATTGTGGGAAACAATGCCGCGAATTATCAAACTCTTCAATCTGAATGA
- the hfq gene encoding RNA chaperone Hfq: protein MSNKGQTLQDPFLNTLRKDHVPVSIYLVNGIKLQGQIESFDQYVVLLRNTVTQMVYKHAISTVVPARAVNFQVEVPAE from the coding sequence ATGAGCAATAAAGGGCAAACTCTGCAAGATCCGTTCCTGAACACGCTGCGCAAAGATCATGTGCCCGTGTCGATTTACTTGGTGAACGGTATCAAGCTTCAAGGGCAAATCGAATCTTTTGATCAGTACGTGGTGCTGCTGCGTAACACGGTCACGCAAATGGTCTACAAGCACGCCATTTCCACCGTTGTTCCCGCCCGCGCCGTCAACTTTCAGGTGGAAGTCCCTGCTGAGTAA
- the hisC gene encoding histidinol-phosphate transaminase: MSRFWSPVVGTLSPYVPGEQPKLQNLIKLNTNEHPYGPSPKVLDAIRAACDDTLKLYPDPSSDRLRQAIASTVGVEQAQVFVGNGSDEVLAHAFLALLKHDRPLRFPDITYSFYPVYCGLYGIEYETVPLTSDFRIDVEDYLPGRNGQAGAIIFPNPNAPTGTALTLAEVERIVAGNPDSVVVVDEAYVDFGGESAIGLIARYDNLLVVQTLSKSRSLAGLRVGFAVGSAELIDGLERVKNSFNSYPIDRLAAAGAVAALEDTEYFEKTRQAVIDTRSRMTAGLESLGFEVLPSAANFVFARHPSKEASGLAAALRERSIIVRHFRHARIDQFLRITVGTDEQVDLLLKGLAEVLQA, from the coding sequence ATGAGCCGCTTCTGGAGTCCCGTCGTCGGGACGCTCAGTCCGTACGTCCCGGGCGAGCAGCCCAAGCTTCAGAATCTCATCAAGCTGAACACCAACGAGCATCCTTACGGCCCATCGCCCAAGGTGCTCGATGCCATCCGCGCAGCTTGCGACGACACGCTTAAGTTGTACCCGGACCCCTCGTCAGACCGTTTGCGTCAGGCAATTGCGTCGACGGTGGGAGTGGAGCAGGCCCAAGTGTTCGTGGGCAATGGTTCCGACGAAGTGCTGGCGCATGCCTTCCTGGCGTTGCTCAAGCACGATCGCCCGCTGCGTTTCCCGGATATCACCTACAGCTTTTATCCGGTGTATTGCGGCCTGTATGGCATCGAATATGAAACGGTGCCGTTGACCTCTGACTTCCGCATTGATGTCGAAGACTATCTGCCGGGGCGCAACGGGCAGGCAGGCGCCATCATTTTCCCCAATCCCAATGCTCCGACGGGTACGGCGCTGACCTTGGCAGAGGTTGAACGTATCGTGGCGGGCAATCCCGACTCGGTTGTGGTCGTGGATGAAGCTTATGTGGATTTCGGCGGCGAATCGGCGATTGGCCTGATTGCCCGATATGACAATCTGCTGGTGGTGCAGACCTTGTCCAAGTCGCGTTCTCTGGCCGGATTGCGCGTGGGCTTCGCTGTAGGAAGCGCCGAACTCATCGACGGGCTCGAGCGCGTAAAGAACAGTTTCAACTCCTACCCCATCGATCGTCTGGCAGCCGCCGGCGCAGTAGCGGCGTTGGAAGATACAGAGTACTTTGAGAAGACTCGCCAAGCTGTGATCGACACCCGGTCGCGGATGACGGCGGGCCTGGAGTCCTTGGGTTTTGAAGTGCTGCCGTCGGCCGCGAATTTCGTGTTCGCGCGGCACCCCTCCAAAGAGGCTTCGGGTCTGGCCGCCGCCTTGCGTGAGCGCAGCATCATCGTGCGCCATTTCCGTCATGCCCGCATCGATCAGTTTCTTCGCATTACCGTGGGCACGGATGAGCAGGTTGACCTGCTGCTGAAAGGGCTCGCGGAGGTCCTGCAAGCGTAA
- the der gene encoding ribosome biogenesis GTPase Der, with protein MSFKPVVALVGRPNVGKSTLFNRLTRSRAALVADFSGLTRDRHYGEGRVGEIPFIAIDTGGFEPVAKDGILLEMARQTRQAIAEADVVVFLVDARAGLNAHDHEIAKLLRKSGQQRVLLAVNKAEGMGLGAAISEFHELGLGQPYPISAAHGDGIVDLIELALKDLAEPPSEEEVPEEGEHDHRIKLAIVGRPNVGKSTLINTLMGEERVIAFDLPGTTRDAIEIDFDRDGRRYTLIDTAGLRKRGKVFEAVEKFSVIKTLQAIEACNVVLLMLDAQTEVSEQDAHIAGFVLETGRAVVVAINKWDGLDGEEKERIERDFARKLRFLSFARVHTISALRGQGIKPLLKSINSAHAAAFAKLSTPKLTRELQAAVEQQPPPRKGIFRPKMRYAHQGGQNPPLVVIHGNALDAIPDSYRRYLETRFRNAFDLAGTPLRIEFKSSHNPYAQED; from the coding sequence GTGTCTTTCAAGCCTGTCGTTGCCCTGGTCGGTCGCCCCAATGTGGGGAAGTCGACCCTTTTCAACCGCCTGACGCGATCGCGCGCCGCACTGGTGGCCGATTTTTCCGGCCTGACCCGCGATCGCCATTACGGTGAGGGCAGGGTAGGCGAGATCCCGTTCATCGCTATCGATACAGGCGGATTCGAACCCGTTGCCAAGGACGGTATCCTGCTGGAGATGGCTCGCCAGACCCGGCAGGCCATCGCCGAGGCGGATGTCGTGGTGTTTCTGGTCGACGCGCGCGCCGGCCTGAACGCGCATGACCACGAAATCGCCAAATTGTTGCGTAAATCCGGTCAACAGCGCGTGCTGCTGGCCGTGAATAAAGCGGAAGGCATGGGTTTGGGCGCTGCCATTTCCGAGTTCCATGAACTCGGTCTGGGTCAGCCCTATCCGATTTCTGCGGCGCACGGTGATGGCATCGTTGACCTGATCGAGCTTGCTCTGAAGGATCTGGCCGAGCCGCCCTCTGAAGAGGAAGTTCCCGAAGAAGGCGAACACGATCACCGCATCAAGCTGGCAATCGTGGGCCGTCCCAACGTGGGTAAATCGACGCTGATCAACACGCTGATGGGCGAAGAGCGCGTGATCGCGTTCGACTTGCCGGGCACCACCCGCGACGCCATCGAAATCGACTTTGATCGAGACGGCCGCCGCTATACCTTGATCGACACTGCGGGTTTGCGTAAGCGCGGCAAGGTGTTCGAAGCGGTTGAAAAATTCTCCGTCATCAAGACGTTGCAGGCCATTGAGGCTTGCAACGTCGTACTGCTGATGCTGGACGCGCAAACCGAAGTTTCCGAGCAGGACGCCCACATTGCGGGTTTCGTGCTGGAAACCGGTCGCGCAGTGGTCGTTGCCATCAATAAGTGGGATGGTCTGGACGGCGAAGAAAAGGAACGCATTGAACGCGATTTCGCGCGCAAGCTGCGCTTTTTGTCGTTCGCCCGCGTGCACACCATTTCGGCCCTGCGCGGCCAGGGTATCAAACCGCTGCTGAAGTCCATCAATTCGGCCCACGCCGCGGCGTTCGCCAAGCTGTCCACGCCCAAGCTGACGCGTGAGTTGCAGGCCGCTGTCGAGCAGCAGCCGCCACCCCGCAAGGGCATCTTCCGCCCCAAGATGCGCTATGCGCACCAAGGTGGCCAGAATCCGCCGCTGGTCGTTATTCACGGCAACGCGCTGGATGCCATTCCGGATTCCTATCGCCGTTACCTGGAAACGCGTTTCCGCAACGCGTTCGATCTGGCCGGCACGCCGCTGCGTATCGAATTCAAGTCATCGCACAACCCCTACGCGCAGGAAGACTGA
- the bamB gene encoding outer membrane protein assembly factor BamB → MRKFAPGRTWRGAVCLASLLALGGCGLFSHDDGRYDPAPLTEYKAGMSVHQVWSTSIGSGSGLGFAPTVLGSAVYAATPDGSVGKFDLQSGRPLWKAKTDGKLSAGAGSDGTTTAVASPDGDVIAFDETGKVKWKVRATSDVSIPPVVGYGIVVVRSGDYRIQAFDANSGERVWNVQRPGPSLALRSVSQMVLAEGLVITGLPGGKLMAIASDSGNVQWEGTVATPRGASDLERLTDVVGAPRIAGSLLCGVAYQGRIVCFDVTAGGRPLWAKDYSSVSGLTLDDRFVYSADQNSVVNAFALDNGGNVWKQAALKNRQVTAPAMLGGALAVGDLEGYLHFLSRSDGSLMARLSVGGGAVVSPPQTTPQGVLVQTGNGNLVMIGAN, encoded by the coding sequence ATGCGTAAATTTGCACCTGGTCGTACGTGGCGTGGCGCCGTCTGCCTGGCAAGCTTGCTTGCCCTGGGCGGATGCGGTTTGTTTTCCCACGATGACGGCCGCTACGACCCCGCTCCGCTGACGGAGTACAAGGCCGGCATGTCCGTCCATCAAGTTTGGTCCACGTCGATTGGCAGCGGTTCCGGCCTGGGGTTTGCGCCCACGGTCTTGGGCAGCGCGGTCTACGCCGCCACGCCCGATGGCTCGGTGGGTAAGTTTGATCTGCAAAGCGGCCGTCCTCTGTGGAAGGCGAAGACCGACGGCAAACTGTCGGCTGGCGCTGGCAGCGATGGCACCACTACCGCCGTTGCCTCGCCAGATGGCGATGTCATCGCCTTCGACGAAACGGGCAAAGTGAAGTGGAAGGTCCGCGCCACTAGCGACGTTTCGATCCCCCCGGTCGTGGGTTATGGCATTGTCGTGGTCCGCAGCGGCGACTATCGCATTCAGGCATTCGACGCCAACAGCGGCGAACGTGTCTGGAACGTGCAGCGCCCAGGCCCGTCGCTCGCTTTGCGCAGCGTGTCGCAGATGGTGTTGGCCGAAGGTCTGGTCATTACCGGCCTGCCCGGCGGTAAGCTGATGGCGATTGCTTCCGATAGTGGTAACGTGCAGTGGGAAGGCACCGTGGCAACACCGCGCGGCGCCAGCGATCTGGAACGCCTGACCGATGTGGTTGGCGCGCCCCGTATCGCGGGTAGTCTCCTTTGCGGCGTCGCTTACCAAGGACGTATCGTTTGCTTTGACGTGACGGCCGGCGGCCGCCCGCTCTGGGCCAAAGACTATTCCAGCGTCAGCGGTTTGACGTTGGATGACCGCTTTGTCTACTCGGCGGACCAAAACAGCGTGGTCAATGCGTTTGCGCTGGATAATGGCGGCAACGTCTGGAAGCAGGCAGCGCTGAAGAATCGTCAGGTCACAGCACCGGCAATGCTCGGCGGCGCACTGGCAGTTGGCGATCTGGAAGGCTATTTGCACTTCCTGTCGCGTAGTGATGGCAGCCTGATGGCACGGCTGTCCGTGGGTGGAGGCGCCGTCGTTTCGCCGCCGCAAACCACCCCCCAAGGTGTGCTGGTCCAGACGGGTAATGGCAATCTCGTTATGATCGGCGCCAACTAA